One Peromyscus leucopus breed LL Stock chromosome 2, UCI_PerLeu_2.1, whole genome shotgun sequence DNA window includes the following coding sequences:
- the LOC114698345 gene encoding Kruppel-like factor 18, translating into MSSFLETADELEEFFKDIFEACGEQEKTTGDFQQGPSIPEMAKDRMFYGDQMTDSQYQINHYGQMTSSSAEDIYRGQQKILGGEHSLHGYLTAICRGDPILCADPQVTSPIGGQPLYDWQMQTPGFKTSHHGNKKTNSSEEENLFLSPEKTASFEDTFHFGQMEMTPVDENVCPGQKRSPNVEGTHSPQRTSSGKQTPYVCGSAYPSSSFLDQNQPLGSFSVFPSGQGHFPQEKSDPDTPNHMSQKKDHRLKRYFCSFQKCDKAYTNLFHLKDHVRKHTGEKPYVCKEFGCSWTFFRSVDLRRHQSKHSGERPYFCTMCNKNFSRLHYLKKHQMICSRSSPNG; encoded by the coding sequence ATGTCCTCCTTTCTTGAAACAGCTGACGAACTTGAAGAGTTCTTCAAGGATATCTTTGAAGCCTGTGGGGAACAGGAAAAAACCACAGGTGACTTTCAGCAAGGGCCCAGCATTCCTGAGATGGCCAAGGATAGGATGTTCTATGGAGATCAGATGACAGACTCCCAATACCAGATAAACCATTATGGTCAGATGACATCTTCCAGTGCTGAGGATATCTACAGAGGTCAGCAGAAAATCCTAGGTGGTGAACACTCCCTTCATGGGTATCTGACAGCAATCTGCAGAGGTGATCCAATTCTCTGTGCAGATCCTCAGGTGACAAGTCCAATTGGTGGCCAGCCTCTCTATGACTGGCAGATGCAAACTCCTGGATTTAAAACAAGTCATCATGGGAACAAGAAGACAAACTCTAGTGAAGAGGAGAACCTGTTCCTGTCTCCTGAGAAAACTGCCAGTTTTGAAGACACTTTCCACTTTGGTCAGATGGAGATGACACCTGTAGATGAGAATGTCTGCCCAGGTCAGAAGAGATCACCCAATGTTGAAGGAACCCACAGTCCTCAGAGAACTTCATCTGGTAAGCAAACCCCATATGTATGTGGATCCGCATACCCTTCAAGTTCCTTTTTGGACCAAAACCAACCTCTGGGGAGcttttcagtttttccttcaGGCCAAGGACATTTTCCACAAGAGAAGTCAGACCCAGATACTCCTAATCATATGTCCCAGAAGAAGGATCACAGGTTGAAACGATATTTCTGTTCCTTCCAGAAATGTGATAAAGCTTACACAAATTTATTCCACCTCAAAGACCATGTGAGGAAACACACTGGGGAGAAGCCTTATGTGTGCAAAGAGTTTGGATGCTCATGGACCTTTTTCAGGTCAGTAGATCTCAGAAGACACCAAAGCAAGCACAGTGGGGAGAGGCCCTACTTTTGTACCATGTGCAACAAGAATTTTTCCAGATTGCATTACCTCAAGAAACACCAGATGATCTGTAGTAGATCTTCTCCCAATGGTTGA